The region CTGGCCGGTGACCCCGTCACCGCGCTGCTCATACGGTCCGGGCTCGGGCGGAACTGGATCGCCGACTTCCTGACGCCGACGCCGCGCGGCGAGGCCGACTTCGAGGAGGAGGTCGCCCGGGTGCGGGAGGCGTCGGCCGCGGACGCGCGGGCCCATCTCACCGTCTCCCTTGCCGGGCCGCTGCCCGCCGCCCTGCACCGCGACGACCTCCCGGAGCGCGCCGCCGACCTGCTCACCCACGTCTGGACCGAGGCCGTACGCCCCTACTGGGACCGGCGGCGGCGCGTCCTGGAGGCCGATGTCGTCGCCCGGACGGCGCAGTTGAGCCAGGGCGGCTGGGCGGCGGCCCTCGACGCGCTGCGGCCGGGCACGCGCTGGCTCGGCGACAACCGGCTGCAGGTCAATCTCCACGAGTACCCGCCACGCGAGATCTCCGGCGCCGAGCTGGTGTTCGTGCCGATCACGCCGCAGCGGCACGGCTGGGTGGCGTGGGAGGAGCCGGACCGGTACGCCGTCGTCTACCCCTGCTCGGGCGTGCTCGCCGACACCGCTCCCGAGGCCGTGCCGGAGAGCCTGGGCGCGCTGCTCGGACCCGCCCGCGCCGGGGTCCTCGTCCTCCTCGACTCCCCGATGAGCACGACCCAGTTGGTGGCCCTGACCGGGCAGGGTCTCGGCTCGGTCGGACGCCATCTGAAGGTGCTGCTGGACGCCCGGCTGGTACGGAGGGGGCGGGCCGGGCGGTCGGTGCTGTACTCCCGTACGCCCGCCGGGGAGGTGCTCGTGAAGGCCCAACGGGAGTAGGCCGGGAGGAGCGGGTGCCCCGGGTTACCGGTTTCCCGGACTACCGG is a window of Streptomyces sp. NBC_00271 DNA encoding:
- a CDS encoding ArsR/SmtB family transcription factor, which translates into the protein MGWWQINADTLARTRFALSPLAETFAAVKLLHAGTAAHPGERAWLDAHLPAYKKRLAGDPVTALLIRSGLGRNWIADFLTPTPRGEADFEEEVARVREASAADARAHLTVSLAGPLPAALHRDDLPERAADLLTHVWTEAVRPYWDRRRRVLEADVVARTAQLSQGGWAAALDALRPGTRWLGDNRLQVNLHEYPPREISGAELVFVPITPQRHGWVAWEEPDRYAVVYPCSGVLADTAPEAVPESLGALLGPARAGVLVLLDSPMSTTQLVALTGQGLGSVGRHLKVLLDARLVRRGRAGRSVLYSRTPAGEVLVKAQRE